In the genome of Chryseobacterium arthrosphaerae, one region contains:
- a CDS encoding DUF6759 domain-containing protein, whose protein sequence is MKKKFLTIIFFAFLLPGFTYAQKSSKDILKSTNIREIEEYLKNAHPDDPKRSVLKPKLIALKNAEWTKGARTARPMEARPIISDIPKSIMRNPGSDDAEEFKRLIVESSAEHKEKTVKLLNAMFNEDITRKEAILLFKNNSDCNIVLRIEGKDYYNLAVPAHGENFIVINKGAYSLSSNVCDMKYSSQKDIKKSIFVTIDNPKLPETEPKPVQKETVRKKPLKKSKVKK, encoded by the coding sequence ATGAAAAAAAAATTTTTAACCATTATATTCTTCGCATTTCTACTCCCAGGCTTTACATATGCCCAAAAAAGCAGTAAAGACATCTTAAAAAGCACAAATATCAGGGAAATTGAAGAATATTTAAAGAACGCACATCCGGATGATCCGAAGAGAAGTGTACTGAAGCCTAAGCTTATCGCCCTGAAAAATGCTGAATGGACAAAAGGGGCCCGTACAGCCAGGCCTATGGAAGCAAGACCCATCATCTCAGATATTCCTAAAAGTATCATGAGAAATCCCGGTTCTGATGATGCAGAAGAGTTTAAACGGCTTATTGTAGAATCATCTGCTGAACACAAGGAAAAAACAGTCAAGCTTCTGAACGCGATGTTCAATGAGGATATTACCCGCAAAGAGGCCATCCTTTTATTCAAAAATAATTCAGACTGCAACATTGTACTCAGGATAGAAGGAAAAGATTATTATAACCTTGCCGTGCCTGCTCACGGAGAAAATTTCATCGTCATCAATAAAGGGGCATACAGTCTTAGCAGTAATGTCTGCGATATGAAGTATAGCTCCCAGAAAGATATTAAAAAAAGTATCTTTGTGACGATTGACAATCCCAAGCTGCCTGAAACAGAACCAAAACCTGTACAGAAGGAAACTGTCAGGAAAAAGCCTTTGAAAAAAAGTAAAGTAAAAAAATAA
- the rplM gene encoding 50S ribosomal protein L13 — MNTLSYKTVSANKATANKEWVVVDAEGQPLGRLASTVAKILRGKHKTNFTPHVDCGDNVIVLNAGKITLSGNKWADKTYIWHTGYPGGQKSMTAAELQKKDSLKVLEKSVKGMLPKNRLGAAILKNLYLYEGTEHKHEAQQPKTINVNEFK; from the coding sequence GTGAATACATTAAGTTACAAAACTGTTTCAGCGAACAAAGCTACTGCTAATAAAGAATGGGTTGTGGTAGACGCTGAAGGACAGCCGTTAGGAAGACTAGCTTCTACGGTTGCAAAGATTTTGAGAGGTAAGCACAAAACGAACTTTACACCTCACGTAGATTGTGGTGATAACGTAATCGTTTTGAATGCTGGGAAAATTACACTTTCCGGAAACAAGTGGGCTGATAAGACTTACATCTGGCATACAGGATATCCTGGAGGACAGAAGTCTATGACTGCGGCTGAACTTCAAAAGAAAGATTCTTTAAAGGTATTGGAGAAGTCTGTAAAAGGGATGTTACCTAAAAACAGATTAGGAGCTGCTATCCTTAAGAACCTTTATTTATATGAAGGAACTGAGCACAAACATGAAGCTCAACAGCCTAAAACAATTAATGTTAACGAATTTAAATAA
- the rpsB gene encoding 30S ribosomal protein S2, translated as MAKANVKDLLEAGVHFGHMTRKWNPNMAPYIFMEKNGIHIVDLHKTAVKLDEACSALEKLTSAGKKVLFVATKKQAKEVVAKHASELNMPYITERWPGGMLTNFVTIRKAVKKMNAIDKMKKDGTFETLSKKERLQVDRQRANLEKNLGSIADMVRLPSAVFVVDILREHIAVTEAKKLGIPVFGIVDTNSDPRKVDFVIPGNDDASKSIDMILSVVSESIKEGQSQRKADKEKSKEEGEKVSADTDADFDAE; from the coding sequence ATGGCAAAAGCAAATGTAAAAGACCTTTTAGAGGCTGGCGTACACTTCGGTCACATGACTAGAAAGTGGAACCCAAATATGGCTCCATACATTTTTATGGAGAAAAACGGTATTCACATTGTAGACTTACATAAAACAGCAGTTAAATTGGATGAAGCGTGCAGCGCTTTAGAAAAATTAACTTCTGCAGGTAAAAAAGTTCTTTTCGTAGCAACTAAAAAGCAAGCGAAAGAAGTAGTTGCAAAACACGCTTCTGAACTTAATATGCCTTATATTACAGAAAGATGGCCAGGTGGTATGCTAACGAACTTCGTTACTATCAGAAAGGCTGTAAAGAAGATGAATGCTATCGACAAAATGAAAAAAGACGGTACATTCGAAACTTTATCTAAAAAAGAAAGATTACAGGTTGACAGACAAAGAGCTAACCTTGAGAAGAACTTAGGTTCTATCGCTGACATGGTGAGACTTCCATCTGCTGTATTTGTAGTTGATATCTTAAGAGAACACATCGCAGTAACTGAAGCTAAGAAACTAGGTATTCCAGTTTTCGGTATTGTTGATACAAACTCTGACCCAAGAAAAGTTGACTTCGTTATCCCAGGAAACGATGATGCTTCCAAGTCTATTGATATGATCCTTAGCGTAGTTTCTGAATCTATCAAAGAAGGTCAGTCTCAAAGAAAAGCTGATAAAGAAAAATCTAAAGAAGAAGGAGAAAAAGTATCTGCTGATACAGATGCTGATTTCGATGCAGAATAA
- a CDS encoding DUF6759 domain-containing protein: MKKILLLLASVLFFSLSAQKRGKDYSNILKSNNIYEINAFLRDAHPDDPRRSVLKPRVMEMMKEYIKNAHPADQKVKDMQEMLALLRRRPSTKITFDEMNAIIKQKQIAKYKAELAAKQPTTVYTPSNAQNTFVVNTSANAAIPNAEAEEFNMLMAVSPVEHQNRTVKILNSLFDNDPNAKESIVMIQNKSDCNIIVRMEGVGTTKYRLAVPAHGDGSIVIQKGQYLFTSLVCGAQYASQKTIQGAIVVALGSQ, encoded by the coding sequence ATGAAAAAAATACTTTTACTTCTTGCCTCGGTTTTGTTTTTTAGCCTGTCTGCCCAAAAAAGAGGGAAAGACTACAGCAACATTTTAAAAAGTAATAACATCTACGAGATCAATGCTTTTCTAAGGGATGCCCATCCTGATGATCCCCGAAGATCTGTTCTGAAACCACGGGTCATGGAAATGATGAAAGAATACATCAAAAATGCTCATCCGGCAGATCAGAAAGTAAAAGATATGCAGGAAATGCTTGCTTTGCTGCGAAGAAGACCTTCTACAAAAATTACTTTTGATGAAATGAATGCCATCATCAAGCAGAAGCAGATCGCCAAATATAAGGCAGAGTTGGCCGCAAAACAGCCGACCACTGTTTACACGCCCAGCAATGCTCAGAACACTTTCGTTGTAAATACTTCTGCCAATGCTGCTATCCCTAATGCTGAAGCCGAAGAATTCAATATGCTGATGGCGGTATCTCCTGTAGAACATCAGAACAGAACTGTAAAAATCCTCAATTCCCTCTTCGATAATGATCCCAATGCCAAGGAATCTATTGTGATGATCCAGAACAAATCGGACTGCAACATTATTGTAAGGATGGAAGGTGTAGGTACCACAAAATACAGACTGGCTGTACCTGCACACGGAGATGGTTCAATTGTGATACAAAAAGGGCAATATCTTTTCACCAGCCTGGTTTGCGGGGCACAGTATGCTTCTCAAAAAACCATACAGGGAGCCATCGTTGTAGCGCTGGGAAGCCAGTAG
- a CDS encoding DUF6759 domain-containing protein translates to MKKLLVFAGVSLVLASCNVNYGGYPVRTSYPAGNSGSAANTAREYNELMKTYKPETAEVLNDLLNSDDPGNPRTSISVENRSPCNMVLTVSGNGFFKKIPIGAGKIGYTMVTKNQNYRLSGMLCNSSYQSTKFITTSYSIKLSN, encoded by the coding sequence ATGAAAAAGCTATTAGTCTTTGCCGGAGTTTCATTAGTCCTTGCCAGCTGTAATGTGAATTATGGCGGGTATCCGGTCAGAACCTCCTATCCTGCCGGAAATTCCGGGAGTGCAGCTAATACAGCAAGAGAGTATAATGAACTGATGAAGACCTATAAACCTGAAACTGCTGAGGTACTTAACGATCTTTTGAATAGTGATGACCCTGGTAATCCCAGAACATCTATTTCTGTAGAGAACAGATCTCCATGCAATATGGTACTTACCGTAAGCGGAAACGGATTCTTTAAAAAGATTCCCATAGGCGCCGGAAAGATAGGTTATACAATGGTAACCAAAAACCAGAATTACAGATTATCCGGTATGCTGTGCAATTCTTCTTACCAGTCTACCAAATTTATTACAACCTCCTATTCTATTAAACTAAGCAATTAA
- a CDS encoding T9SS type B sorting domain-containing protein: MKKTLPFFLLFFATINLLFAQRDTEHWFAPMAARSGKVVTPMQALYFSTDSVTPFSVDIYSNNTVLGTVTISKGSPQTFNVPLNRMVASTNGELFTPGNKGLYTKGTKPYFVTYRFSVSQHGEILTSKGKAGIGTKFYAVTAPIEELDADYNFTTGILATEDNTHVTVSNYSSNIIFTNGWTGVTNPTLTFTLNKGQSYIIEGIGNQTVNKEAFIGAKIESDKPISVTNGNFNGQFAMAAGGSYQGSDIIMDQSVPVDRLGNEFVVVKGNGDISRRMEDALIVATEGGTQVYINNGTTPVATLAEGESYRVNKINNTNYINQGNNHYNMYIRTTKNVYVYQLMAGVAASNATLGFNYIPPLNCYLPRKIDEIGKIKDLPYSTTLSGHIVKLNILTETGAAVTVNGAPLPAAQGPYPVTGTPNWVSYSVPDITGNVTIASTKAVTAGISGGSGVVGYGGYFSGFSSIPVIAKQNGECIPGIVLEVDDSFDTYQWYRENIPIPGANANSYTPTQSGNYSVKITVGSCPPVITPVYKVYTCLKKTTMNDTVCNGVKQIVPTFTSSTQTVVPGTVTILTPPAHGNAVLDPTTGVISYAPNSGYFGTDTIVYQFCGNNPDFTDCEQITLNLTVSENPKVNDATVRTCFLDSNIATGLFNLTNVNVTTATGVTKKYYPSLTDAHAGTNEILTPANYVAPNGVVYVKVINANGCYSVAVITLVVLPPVQSDVLKDKIICMEDTTTLDAGPGFKSYEWSTGATTQMINNVGVGVYWVKLKTGECVTMQTVKVYASEQPVISDIDISNNTITVNVIGGTPPYKYSIDHINWQDSNVFTNVARGNVSVYVKDNYNCEPIKVDITVPNLINVITPNEDGKNDFIDYSALAVKNNLVCNIFDRYGSKIFQADKTNGYKWDGTSGGKRIPTGNYWYEIGWNEPNNKHTAVKYTGWIMVKNRE; encoded by the coding sequence ATGAAAAAAACTTTACCCTTTTTTCTATTATTTTTTGCCACCATCAATCTGCTCTTTGCCCAGAGAGACACAGAGCATTGGTTTGCACCCATGGCAGCGAGATCTGGCAAAGTAGTCACTCCTATGCAGGCACTTTACTTTTCTACAGATTCTGTTACACCTTTCAGTGTGGATATCTACAGTAACAATACCGTGCTGGGGACTGTCACAATAAGTAAAGGATCTCCGCAGACTTTCAACGTTCCTTTAAACAGAATGGTAGCCAGTACCAACGGGGAACTGTTCACTCCGGGAAACAAAGGCTTATACACCAAAGGCACCAAACCTTATTTCGTAACCTACAGGTTCTCGGTAAGCCAGCATGGCGAGATTTTAACATCCAAAGGAAAGGCGGGAATCGGTACAAAATTTTATGCCGTAACAGCTCCTATTGAAGAACTCGATGCTGATTATAATTTTACTACCGGAATCCTCGCAACGGAAGACAATACGCATGTAACGGTTTCCAACTATTCTTCAAATATTATTTTTACCAACGGATGGACGGGAGTTACCAATCCTACCCTTACGTTTACTTTAAATAAAGGTCAGTCTTATATTATTGAAGGAATAGGGAATCAGACGGTCAACAAAGAAGCTTTTATCGGTGCTAAGATTGAATCCGACAAACCCATATCAGTAACCAACGGAAATTTCAATGGCCAATTTGCCATGGCAGCCGGCGGCTCTTACCAGGGGTCTGATATTATCATGGACCAGTCTGTTCCGGTAGACCGTCTTGGGAATGAATTTGTAGTGGTAAAAGGAAACGGAGACATCAGCCGGAGAATGGAAGATGCCCTGATTGTGGCCACAGAAGGAGGCACTCAGGTATACATCAATAACGGTACAACCCCGGTTGCTACATTGGCAGAAGGTGAAAGCTACCGGGTCAACAAAATTAATAATACCAATTACATCAATCAGGGGAACAATCATTATAACATGTACATCAGAACCACTAAAAATGTATATGTATACCAGCTGATGGCCGGAGTAGCAGCCAGTAATGCCACATTGGGCTTTAACTATATTCCTCCATTGAACTGCTATCTTCCAAGAAAGATTGATGAGATCGGAAAAATCAAAGACCTTCCCTATTCTACTACCCTCAGCGGACATATTGTAAAGCTGAATATTTTAACAGAAACAGGGGCCGCAGTTACTGTAAACGGAGCTCCATTACCCGCAGCACAGGGACCTTATCCGGTAACAGGTACTCCGAATTGGGTATCTTATTCCGTACCGGATATTACTGGGAATGTTACCATAGCCTCTACCAAAGCTGTAACCGCCGGGATCTCCGGAGGAAGTGGTGTGGTAGGATACGGCGGATATTTCTCAGGATTCTCTTCTATTCCTGTTATTGCCAAACAAAATGGGGAATGTATTCCGGGAATTGTTCTGGAAGTGGATGACAGTTTTGACACCTACCAGTGGTATAGAGAAAACATTCCTATTCCAGGTGCCAATGCCAACAGTTATACTCCTACACAATCAGGAAATTATTCTGTAAAAATCACCGTTGGGTCATGTCCTCCGGTTATTACTCCTGTATATAAAGTATATACCTGTCTTAAAAAAACAACGATGAATGACACGGTATGTAACGGGGTTAAACAAATTGTACCTACTTTCACCAGCTCTACTCAAACCGTCGTTCCGGGAACAGTAACAATTCTTACTCCTCCCGCTCATGGCAATGCGGTTCTTGATCCTACTACAGGGGTTATAAGCTATGCACCTAATTCCGGCTATTTCGGGACAGACACCATCGTGTATCAGTTCTGCGGAAATAATCCTGATTTTACAGATTGTGAACAGATAACCCTTAACCTTACAGTTTCTGAAAATCCTAAAGTAAATGATGCCACTGTAAGAACCTGTTTCCTTGATTCTAATATTGCAACAGGTTTATTTAACCTTACCAATGTAAATGTCACCACAGCAACAGGAGTTACTAAAAAATATTATCCATCGCTTACAGATGCCCACGCAGGAACAAATGAAATTTTAACTCCGGCCAATTATGTTGCCCCTAACGGAGTGGTTTATGTAAAAGTAATCAATGCAAACGGATGCTATAGCGTTGCAGTGATAACACTTGTTGTACTCCCTCCGGTACAATCCGATGTTCTTAAAGATAAAATCATCTGTATGGAAGATACAACAACCCTTGACGCCGGGCCTGGCTTTAAAAGCTATGAATGGAGCACGGGAGCAACTACTCAGATGATCAATAACGTAGGAGTCGGGGTTTATTGGGTAAAACTGAAGACCGGGGAATGTGTAACGATGCAGACAGTAAAAGTCTATGCTTCTGAACAGCCTGTTATTTCGGATATTGATATTTCAAACAATACCATAACCGTTAATGTAATAGGAGGTACCCCACCCTATAAATATTCCATTGATCATATCAACTGGCAGGATTCCAATGTGTTCACGAATGTGGCGAGAGGAAATGTAAGTGTATATGTAAAGGATAATTATAACTGTGAACCGATCAAAGTGGACATTACCGTTCCTAATCTGATCAACGTCATTACGCCTAATGAAGATGGTAAGAATGATTTTATCGATTACTCAGCCCTGGCTGTGAAAAACAATCTGGTCTGTAATATTTTTGACCGCTACGGAAGCAAAATATTCCAGGCTGATAAAACCAATGGCTACAAATGGGACGGAACTTCCGGAGGTAAAAGAATTCCTACAGGAAACTACTGGTATGAAATAGGATGGAACGAGCCCAATAATAAACATACTGCTGTAAAATACACCGGCTGGATTATGGTGAAAAACAGAGAGTAG
- the rpsI gene encoding 30S ribosomal protein S9 yields MSIVHKIGRRKTSVARVYVRPGSGNITVNGKDAKEYFSTDVMVYKLNQPFILSETVGQYDVTVNVFGGGNTGQAEAIRLGISRALCEINAEFRLALKPAGLLTRDARMVERKKPGQKKARKRFQFSKR; encoded by the coding sequence ATGTCTATAGTTCACAAAATCGGAAGAAGAAAAACTTCTGTAGCAAGAGTTTATGTAAGACCAGGTTCTGGAAACATTACAGTAAACGGTAAAGATGCTAAAGAATATTTCTCTACAGACGTGATGGTTTACAAATTAAACCAACCGTTCATCCTTTCTGAGACTGTTGGTCAGTATGACGTTACCGTAAACGTATTCGGTGGTGGAAATACAGGTCAGGCAGAGGCTATCAGATTAGGTATTTCAAGAGCTTTATGCGAAATCAACGCTGAGTTCAGATTAGCATTGAAGCCTGCTGGTTTACTTACAAGAGACGCAAGAATGGTGGAAAGAAAGAAGCCAGGTCAGAAAAAAGCAAGAAAGAGATTCCAATTCTCAAAACGTTAA
- a CDS encoding T9SS type B sorting domain-containing protein, translating into MKKILSFLLIFYIFTSAFAQLDREHWFAPMIDRSGAPNPYQKLYLSTNRTTPFPVSIFNNNVLIGTVNISKNNPQKFDVLRNYIITTQQTDLFTPTTKGLYLKAEFPFYANLRFSVFNHAEIITSKGIPSTGKSFFAASVPISVSNSILNFMTSVLATEDNTTVTISGYSPAVQFSNGTTGAANPTMTFTLNKGQSYIIDGIGDIAGNFNGFIGSKIISDKPVNVTNGNFNGQYAGNYPTSSDILMDQAVPVNRLGSEFALVKGNGGIGANMEGAVVIATEDNTQVFVNNEVLPVATLNTGKYFVIPDTKYSLQGNGHYNLYIKTTKNAYVYQILAGDSGSGNEVATGGFNFIPALNCYLPKQINELGFINENFVHSNGNPGGILNIPTKLNLITERGATVTVNGATPPAITGPYDMTGTTNWVTYGIPNVTGTITVVSNKAITAGITAGSDAVGYGGFFAGFPTQPVILKSGGDCAPGIVLTVDPIIYDTYQWYRNGILISGATSSSFSPTQSGYYTCSVTMGSCAPLVTEQFKVQSCTKLSTASYNICTSQTITPAFSNSTQTPVPGTVAITTPPTLGTAVINPATGVITYTANTPGTAATDTFTYTFCGNDPDFPDCETVTVTINILALTVTNATLHACDINGQGTFNLTTANVTNNSPVTITYYPTLADAQAENPAALINTPNTYTAPNGTIIYAVVKNNIGCKSIAQITLSLFNKAIVLDNYNGVFCDDNLDGTVTVILSNITGIVLNNPAYFTNVRYYANLTDANAGNTNTLPNSWSYTATTTIYIRVDSPDGCATVIKPLQFSIGNRLTLITKSVTESVCDDDLDGIKTVNLAQFIPQFTLDPNITSTFHGTLADAQNDVNAIAATVNITASQTYYIRFEKNGVCPEVGTIKITIKVPKKSDLLKDQAICPKTTTTLDAGPGFDRYLWSTGATTPSITNVPVGSYWVELTSNGCVYKQYVNVTELPSPVISSIEIEGITVKVGVTGGTPPYEYSLDGVVWQSSNVFYNVPRGAHTVFVRDSKFCEVVKKPFAIINLINTITPNGDGYNEVINYSALMANDNLVFRIFDRYGAEVFRGTPENQYTWDGRVGGRYVPTATYWYFITWTEYGSTLSIKHSSWLLVKHR; encoded by the coding sequence ATGAAGAAAATTCTATCTTTTTTACTTATATTTTATATTTTCACCTCTGCTTTCGCCCAACTGGACAGGGAACATTGGTTTGCCCCGATGATTGACAGGAGTGGAGCGCCCAATCCATACCAGAAACTTTATTTATCTACCAATAGAACCACTCCCTTCCCGGTCAGTATTTTCAACAATAATGTCCTGATCGGAACGGTGAATATCAGTAAAAATAATCCCCAGAAATTTGATGTATTAAGAAATTATATCATCACGACCCAGCAGACAGACCTGTTTACTCCTACTACAAAGGGATTGTACCTGAAGGCTGAGTTTCCGTTTTATGCCAACCTGAGATTTTCAGTATTCAATCATGCGGAAATTATTACTTCAAAAGGAATTCCCTCTACAGGAAAAAGCTTTTTTGCCGCTTCAGTTCCTATCTCTGTGAGCAACAGCATTCTGAACTTTATGACCAGTGTACTGGCTACAGAAGACAATACAACGGTAACCATTTCCGGGTACAGTCCAGCGGTACAGTTTTCAAACGGGACCACCGGCGCTGCTAATCCAACCATGACCTTTACTCTTAACAAAGGGCAATCTTATATCATTGACGGAATCGGTGATATTGCCGGAAACTTCAATGGTTTTATTGGTTCGAAAATTATTTCAGACAAACCCGTGAATGTGACGAACGGAAATTTTAACGGACAATATGCAGGAAATTACCCTACAAGCTCTGATATTTTAATGGATCAGGCTGTTCCGGTCAACAGGCTCGGAAGCGAATTTGCTCTGGTTAAAGGTAACGGAGGCATTGGTGCCAATATGGAAGGCGCTGTCGTCATTGCTACTGAAGATAATACCCAGGTATTTGTCAATAATGAGGTTTTGCCCGTTGCTACGCTGAATACAGGAAAATATTTTGTAATCCCTGACACGAAATACAGCCTGCAGGGGAACGGCCATTATAATCTGTACATCAAAACCACCAAAAATGCTTATGTCTATCAGATTTTAGCCGGTGATTCAGGATCAGGAAACGAAGTGGCTACCGGAGGTTTTAATTTTATTCCTGCTTTGAACTGCTATCTTCCCAAACAGATCAATGAGCTGGGATTCATCAATGAAAATTTTGTTCATTCCAACGGGAACCCCGGCGGAATTCTTAATATTCCCACAAAACTTAACCTGATTACAGAAAGAGGAGCCACTGTTACGGTAAATGGGGCAACACCTCCGGCCATCACAGGACCTTATGATATGACGGGAACCACAAACTGGGTTACTTATGGAATTCCCAATGTAACCGGTACCATCACAGTTGTTTCCAATAAAGCAATCACTGCGGGTATCACTGCAGGAAGTGACGCTGTAGGATACGGAGGTTTCTTTGCAGGATTTCCTACCCAGCCGGTTATCCTGAAATCAGGTGGAGACTGTGCTCCCGGAATAGTACTTACGGTAGATCCTATCATCTATGATACCTATCAATGGTACAGAAATGGCATCCTTATCAGCGGTGCCACCTCTTCATCCTTCAGCCCTACCCAATCCGGATATTATACCTGTTCCGTGACAATGGGAAGCTGTGCACCTCTAGTGACGGAGCAGTTTAAAGTACAAAGCTGTACAAAACTGAGTACAGCCTCTTATAACATATGTACTTCACAGACGATAACACCAGCCTTCAGCAATTCCACACAAACTCCGGTTCCAGGTACCGTTGCCATCACTACTCCCCCTACCCTTGGGACTGCAGTGATCAACCCTGCCACAGGAGTTATCACCTATACCGCCAATACTCCGGGTACTGCAGCAACTGATACATTTACCTATACATTCTGCGGAAATGATCCTGATTTCCCTGATTGCGAAACGGTAACCGTAACCATTAATATTTTAGCTCTTACCGTAACCAATGCAACATTACATGCCTGTGATATTAACGGTCAGGGAACATTTAACCTCACTACGGCCAATGTAACCAACAACAGTCCTGTTACCATCACCTATTACCCTACATTAGCAGATGCACAGGCTGAAAATCCTGCAGCACTGATCAATACGCCGAATACCTATACTGCTCCGAACGGCACAATCATCTACGCTGTTGTAAAAAACAATATCGGCTGTAAAAGTATTGCCCAGATAACCCTGTCACTTTTCAACAAAGCTATTGTGCTGGACAATTACAATGGAGTTTTCTGTGATGATAATCTGGACGGAACCGTTACTGTCATCCTATCCAATATTACCGGGATCGTTCTTAATAATCCTGCCTATTTTACCAATGTAAGGTATTATGCCAATCTTACGGATGCCAATGCCGGAAATACCAATACACTTCCTAACAGCTGGAGCTATACCGCAACAACCACTATCTATATCAGAGTAGATTCTCCTGACGGATGTGCTACAGTTATTAAACCATTACAGTTCAGCATCGGAAACAGGCTTACATTAATCACCAAATCCGTTACGGAAAGTGTATGTGACGATGATCTGGATGGCATCAAAACAGTAAATCTGGCTCAGTTTATTCCTCAGTTTACCTTAGATCCGAACATCACGTCTACATTCCATGGAACTTTAGCAGATGCTCAAAATGATGTGAATGCGATTGCCGCAACAGTCAATATTACAGCTTCCCAGACCTATTATATCCGTTTTGAAAAAAATGGAGTTTGTCCGGAAGTGGGTACAATCAAAATTACGATTAAAGTTCCTAAAAAATCTGACCTGCTGAAAGATCAGGCAATATGCCCGAAAACCACAACAACACTGGATGCCGGTCCTGGATTTGACAGATACCTATGGAGTACCGGAGCTACAACACCTTCGATCACCAATGTTCCTGTCGGAAGTTATTGGGTAGAATTAACCTCTAACGGATGTGTTTACAAACAGTATGTGAATGTTACTGAATTACCCAGTCCTGTAATCAGTTCCATTGAGATAGAAGGAATCACTGTAAAAGTTGGAGTAACGGGCGGTACTCCTCCTTATGAATACTCTTTGGATGGTGTGGTATGGCAAAGCTCAAACGTATTTTACAATGTACCGAGAGGTGCCCATACTGTATTTGTAAGAGACTCCAAGTTTTGCGAGGTCGTGAAGAAACCATTTGCGATCATCAACCTGATCAACACTATTACTCCGAATGGAGACGGATATAATGAAGTGATCAACTATTCTGCCCTGATGGCCAATGATAATCTGGTATTCCGGATTTTTGACCGATACGGAGCCGAAGTTTTCAGAGGTACTCCTGAAAATCAATATACCTGGGACGGAAGAGTGGGCGGCCGATATGTACCTACCGCTACTTACTGGTATTTCATCACCTGGACGGAATATGGATCTACTCTTTCAATAAAACATTCAAGCTGGCTGCTGGTAAAGCACCGGTAA
- the trmB gene encoding tRNA (guanosine(46)-N7)-methyltransferase TrmB, translating to MGKNKLARFAENKILPNVIQPTREDALNGFDLKGKWRENFFKNDNPVVLELGCGKGEYSVGLAKAFPEKNFIGIDIKGARFWFGAKEAVENNMNNVAFLRTQIELVDYFFAENEVDEIWITFPDPQIKYKRTKHRLTHPDFLNRYKKFLKPGGIIHLKTDSEFLHGYTLGYLQGAGYEIISAHHDIYGAPEYDPDTEHLRDIKTYYEELFSAKGKTITYIKFRIS from the coding sequence ATGGGCAAGAATAAATTAGCAAGATTTGCAGAAAACAAAATATTACCAAATGTAATCCAACCTACAAGAGAAGATGCCTTAAACGGTTTTGATCTTAAAGGAAAATGGAGAGAAAATTTCTTTAAAAATGACAATCCTGTCGTTCTGGAATTAGGTTGTGGAAAAGGAGAGTATTCTGTAGGACTTGCCAAAGCATTTCCTGAAAAAAACTTTATCGGGATTGATATTAAAGGAGCAAGATTCTGGTTCGGGGCTAAGGAAGCCGTAGAAAACAACATGAATAACGTTGCTTTTCTGAGAACACAGATCGAACTTGTTGATTATTTCTTCGCCGAAAATGAAGTGGATGAAATCTGGATTACATTCCCGGATCCCCAAATCAAATACAAGAGAACCAAACATAGATTAACGCATCCTGACTTTTTGAACCGGTATAAAAAGTTCCTGAAGCCCGGAGGAATCATTCATCTGAAAACCGATTCAGAATTCCTGCACGGTTACACACTGGGATATCTGCAGGGGGCAGGTTACGAAATTATATCAGCCCATCACGACATCTATGGAGCACCCGAATATGATCCGGACACGGAACATCTGAGAGATATCAAAACGTATTACGAGGAACTATTTTCAGCGAAAGGAAAAACAATTACCTATATAAAATTCCGGATAAGCTGA